The Fervidobacterium pennivorans DNA segment TATGGATGAGTAGCAAGTTTCAACTCGCCTTTTGGACCCTTAACCTTTATTTCAGAGTCGGTGATTGTTAACTGAACGTTCGATGGAAGTACGACAGGTTTTTTCGCAATACGAGACATGTGGTTGCACCTCCTTACCAGATGTAGGCGATAACTTCTCCACCGACTCCAAGTTCAGCCGCTTCCTTGTCGGTGAGCACACCTTTGGATGTTGAGAGAATAGCTATTCCTAATCCATTCTTAACTCTTGGGAGGTTTGCTTTACCAACGTAAATCCTTCTCCCAGGTTTAGAAACACGCACAATCCCGTGAATTACTCTTTCTCTGTTCTTTCTTGAACCTTTGTATTTCATTTGAATTCTGAGTATCCCTTGTTTACCGTCTTCAATATACGTGTACCCTTTTATGAATCCCTCTCTTACAAGAATATCAGCTATCGCTTTTTTGAGGTTAGAAGCAGGAACATCTACTTGGTCTTTGAAAACAAGGTTCGCATTTCTTATTCTTGTAAGCATGTCAGCTATTGGGTCGCTCCACACGGTTAACACCTCCATGATTACCAACTTGCTTTCCTAACGCCCGGGAGTTTTCCCTCGTTAGCGAGTCTTCTAAAGCAAACTCTGCATATTCCGAATTCTCTGTAAACTGAGTGAACCCTTCCACAGATATGGCATCTTGTGTATTCTCTAACTTTGTACTTTTTTGGCTTCTTCCATCTTTCAACCATTGATTTTTTTGCCATTTAATATTCCCTCCTCATGATTATCTTACTGCTTTCTGAATGGGAAGCCAAGCAATTCCAAAAGCCTTCTTGCTTCCTCGTCTCTCTTCGCCGTTGTAACAATTATGATATCCATACCTTGGATTCTTTTAATCTGGTCTGGTGAAATTTCCGGGAAGACGAGTTGTTCTGTTAAACCAAAGCTGTAATTTCCTTTTCCGTCAAACGAATTTGGATTAAGTCCTCTGAAGTCCCTAACTTTTGGAAGAACAAGGTTGACGAGCTTGTAAACAAAATTGTACATCCTTGGTCCCCTGAGCGTTACCTTAACACCAATTGTCATGCCTTTTCTGATTTTGAAGTTGGATATACTTTTCTTTGCCCTCGTAATGAGAGGCTTTTGACCTGTAATCAATGCAAGCTCTCTTGCGTGCGCTTCAATGATTTCTTTATTTCTCGCACCTTCTCCAACACCCATGTTAATTACAACTTTAACTAGTCTTGGAACCTCATGGATATTTTTGTAACCAAATTCTTTCATTAATGTCGGTACCACTTCATTAAGGTATTTATCTTTCAGCGGTACGTATTCGTAGGCCATTTTTTACTCCTCCTTACTTCTTATCTATGATTTCTCCGCATTTCTTGCAAAATCTCACCTTTGAACCGTCTTCGAGCACTTTAAACCCAACTCTTGTTGGTTTATCGCAGCTTGGACATACGAGCATAACTTTTGACCAGTAAAGCGGGGATTCTTTCTCGATAATTCCGCCCTGTCTCAGTTGTCCGGTAGGTCTTTGGTGTCTCTTTACAACGTTTAC contains these protein-coding regions:
- the rplX gene encoding 50S ribosomal protein L24 codes for the protein MAQKIKKGDTVQVISGRDKGKRGEVIQVLPKEQKILVRGVNVVKRHQRPTGQLRQGGIIEKESPLYWSKVMLVCPSCDKPTRVGFKVLEDGSKVRFCKKCGEIIDKK
- a CDS encoding type Z 30S ribosomal protein S14 yields the protein MAKKSMVERWKKPKKYKVREYTRCHICGRVHSVYREFGICRVCFRRLANEGKLPGVRKASW
- the rplE gene encoding 50S ribosomal protein L5; translation: MAYEYVPLKDKYLNEVVPTLMKEFGYKNIHEVPRLVKVVINMGVGEGARNKEIIEAHARELALITGQKPLITRAKKSISNFKIRKGMTIGVKVTLRGPRMYNFVYKLVNLVLPKVRDFRGLNPNSFDGKGNYSFGLTEQLVFPEISPDQIKRIQGMDIIIVTTAKRDEEARRLLELLGFPFRKQ
- the rpsH gene encoding 30S ribosomal protein S8, which translates into the protein MWSDPIADMLTRIRNANLVFKDQVDVPASNLKKAIADILVREGFIKGYTYIEDGKQGILRIQMKYKGSRKNRERVIHGIVRVSKPGRRIYVGKANLPRVKNGLGIAILSTSKGVLTDKEAAELGVGGEVIAYIW